The following are from one region of the Advenella mimigardefordensis DPN7 genome:
- a CDS encoding Bug family tripartite tricarboxylate transporter substrate binding protein: protein MKIKGTSLLAYTALAALALPITAAAAWPDKPIKVIVPYTPGGATDTVTRVVMQKLSEKLKQPIVIENKPGANSTIGTSQAARSKPDGYTFVTVLAAYSANPHLYKLNYSNDDFAPVSHIADLPLFLFVSKQVPAKNVKELVEYGKKNHLTYASSGTGSSAHLTGAHFADEAGIQMTHVPYKGSAPILADLLSGQVSMVFDPILVPMAYVKEGKLNALAITSAKRWDGEDDIPTMEEAGFKGFVMNSWTSLLAPKGTPQDIVDRVSSEIAEIVKDPDVQNKFKTAGFVPVGGSAAELSELIKRDSALYDNIIKENNITVQ, encoded by the coding sequence ATGAAAATAAAAGGGACATCTCTTCTTGCGTACACCGCGCTGGCTGCCCTTGCTCTGCCCATCACGGCTGCAGCAGCGTGGCCCGATAAACCCATCAAAGTCATCGTTCCGTATACCCCCGGTGGCGCAACCGACACCGTCACCCGCGTGGTCATGCAAAAACTGTCGGAAAAGCTCAAGCAACCCATCGTTATTGAAAACAAGCCAGGCGCCAACAGCACCATCGGCACCAGTCAGGCTGCGCGCTCCAAACCTGATGGATATACGTTTGTCACCGTCCTGGCAGCCTATTCGGCCAATCCACATTTATATAAACTGAACTATAGCAACGACGATTTCGCCCCGGTATCGCATATTGCAGACTTGCCCCTGTTTCTGTTCGTCAGCAAGCAGGTACCTGCCAAAAACGTCAAAGAGCTGGTGGAATATGGCAAGAAAAATCACCTGACCTATGCGTCCAGCGGCACAGGCTCAAGCGCACACCTGACAGGCGCGCATTTTGCCGACGAGGCCGGCATTCAAATGACACACGTTCCCTATAAAGGCAGCGCACCGATACTGGCCGATTTGCTCAGTGGCCAGGTGTCCATGGTCTTTGATCCGATCCTGGTGCCTATGGCTTATGTGAAGGAAGGCAAACTCAATGCGCTGGCCATTACCTCGGCCAAACGCTGGGACGGTGAAGACGACATCCCCACCATGGAAGAGGCCGGCTTCAAGGGCTTTGTGATGAACTCATGGACGTCGCTGCTGGCTCCCAAAGGAACGCCGCAGGACATCGTGGATCGCGTCTCATCGGAAATTGCTGAGATCGTGAAAGACCCGGATGTGCAGAACAAGTTTAAAACCGCCGGTTTTGTACCTGTCGGTGGCTCCGCCGCTGAGCTGAGCGAACTGATTAAACGGGATTCTGCACTGTACGACAATATCATCAAGGAAAATAATATTACGGTGCAATAA
- a CDS encoding TonB-dependent receptor has translation MAKNKHRLLSLPTTLALLFGIFPGSLLWAQDAESEALPTEKLEPIVAVASATPRSIEEIAATVWFIDSKRIAQSSAMGKTLGQILGDEIPGLDASSGGRTNNGQNLRGRGILVMIDGVSLNSSRQISRQLDSIYPNNIERVEVLSGASAVYGGGATGGIINIVTKKSDSGIQGSFSVNGVSGFKGGQDGDYSMSAEVSGGNERMSARGAISLGRNRATYNADGELIVPDITQGSLQYNRTADIMGSTRFNFDNDKALDLSVQYYESKQRNRYGLNFGKNFKSFPNFEISDGYEADRQGATRRWAINAQYSDQDFLGHRWYSQLSWRREVLDFIPFIYTRPAPYFAASQQTTSVLSARTALEKQWNNLKFTYGFDGYIDRLDSNQIIFDRKMSAASGGLINERYKEIGRYPGTRVSSAAGFLQLDYAISPQWQVSGGYRYQYLKNRIDDFIGAAQQTRLALGLGRSADHIAGGTNSYRVGLWNLGTVYKFSPQTRLWANFSQGFELPDPAKFYGQGKYVFSQGHYKLVNGSNVSGSRLKGIKTDSFEVGGRYADSSAEAQISAFYSISDGSIDYDRKTLLITQSDNKKRIFGVDGKVSYWLTKQLQLGGLGHYVNTRIKSGDRWAKASITDASPSKASVWALWRTGTFDAKIQANRIFSMEDGSGHRLNGYTTVDASYLQQLGRGEITIGIQNLFNKKYTTVWGQRAKVFYAVGGIPESMFDYQGRGRTFSLGYTYAF, from the coding sequence ATGGCTAAAAACAAGCATAGACTTCTTTCTTTGCCGACAACACTTGCGCTGTTGTTTGGCATTTTCCCTGGCTCGCTGCTGTGGGCTCAGGACGCGGAGAGCGAAGCACTTCCAACTGAGAAGCTGGAGCCTATCGTAGCGGTGGCAAGTGCAACGCCACGGTCAATCGAGGAGATAGCTGCGACCGTTTGGTTTATTGACAGCAAGAGGATCGCGCAGTCCAGCGCAATGGGTAAAACGCTGGGGCAAATCCTTGGCGATGAGATTCCCGGTCTGGATGCCAGCAGCGGTGGGCGTACGAACAATGGCCAGAATTTGCGGGGGCGCGGCATTCTGGTCATGATAGATGGTGTGTCGCTCAATTCTTCGCGTCAGATCAGTCGACAGCTTGATTCGATCTATCCCAATAATATCGAGCGCGTCGAGGTGCTGTCCGGCGCTTCTGCGGTCTACGGCGGGGGCGCTACCGGGGGCATTATCAATATCGTTACGAAGAAATCCGATTCAGGCATTCAGGGTAGTTTCTCCGTGAATGGTGTCTCCGGGTTCAAAGGCGGCCAGGACGGCGATTATTCCATGTCCGCCGAGGTCAGTGGCGGTAACGAGCGTATGTCTGCTCGGGGTGCAATCTCTCTGGGGCGCAATCGGGCTACGTATAATGCAGATGGTGAGCTGATTGTGCCTGACATTACACAGGGGTCGCTTCAGTACAATCGGACGGCAGACATTATGGGCAGCACCCGATTCAATTTTGATAACGATAAAGCCCTTGATCTATCAGTACAGTATTATGAAAGCAAGCAGCGTAACCGGTATGGTCTGAATTTTGGAAAAAACTTCAAGTCTTTTCCTAATTTTGAAATTTCTGACGGGTATGAAGCCGACCGTCAGGGAGCGACGCGTCGCTGGGCGATTAACGCACAATATAGTGATCAGGATTTTTTGGGGCATCGTTGGTATAGCCAGTTATCGTGGCGACGCGAAGTGCTGGACTTTATACCGTTTATCTATACACGGCCAGCTCCGTACTTTGCCGCTTCGCAGCAAACGACAAGTGTGCTTTCCGCGCGGACGGCCCTGGAGAAGCAATGGAATAATCTCAAATTCACTTACGGGTTTGATGGCTATATCGATAGACTCGATAGCAACCAAATTATTTTCGACAGAAAAATGAGTGCAGCCAGTGGTGGCCTGATCAATGAGCGATACAAAGAAATAGGCCGGTACCCAGGGACACGGGTTTCGTCTGCTGCTGGATTTCTGCAACTGGATTACGCAATTTCGCCTCAATGGCAGGTCTCTGGCGGCTATAGGTACCAATACCTGAAGAACCGGATTGATGATTTCATTGGCGCGGCACAGCAGACACGGCTGGCTCTGGGTTTAGGGCGTTCTGCCGATCATATTGCCGGTGGCACGAACAGTTACCGTGTAGGGTTGTGGAATCTCGGCACCGTATACAAATTCTCACCGCAAACCAGATTATGGGCAAACTTTTCACAAGGGTTTGAATTACCGGATCCCGCCAAATTTTATGGACAGGGCAAATATGTGTTCTCACAGGGACATTACAAACTTGTTAACGGCTCCAATGTGAGCGGTAGTCGCCTCAAGGGCATTAAAACCGATAGTTTTGAAGTTGGCGGTCGCTATGCGGACAGCAGCGCCGAGGCGCAAATTAGCGCGTTCTACTCTATCTCTGATGGCAGTATTGATTATGATCGCAAGACCTTACTGATTACGCAAAGCGATAATAAAAAGCGCATTTTTGGTGTAGACGGCAAGGTGAGCTATTGGCTTACTAAACAGTTGCAATTGGGCGGCCTGGGGCATTATGTGAACACCCGCATTAAGTCCGGTGACCGTTGGGCCAAGGCCAGCATTACCGATGCCAGCCCATCCAAAGCCAGTGTGTGGGCCTTATGGCGTACCGGCACTTTCGATGCAAAAATACAGGCTAATCGCATCTTCAGCATGGAGGATGGCTCAGGCCATCGTTTGAATGGTTACACCACGGTGGATGCCTCATACCTACAGCAACTGGGAAGGGGTGAGATAACCATTGGCATTCAAAACCTATTCAATAAAAAATATACAACGGTTTGGGGGCAACGGGCGAAGGTGTTTTACGCAGTTGGTGGTATACCGGAATCTATGTTTGATTACCAGGGGCGGGGCCGCACGTTCTCGCTGGGCTATACCTACGCATTTTAA
- a CDS encoding enoyl-CoA hydratase-related protein: MNQSTNTLLINESERVLTLTINRPAQKNALDGATYDALTAALAQATARDDLHAIVLTGAGGYFTAGNDLKDFLNASGGASPALTFLKTISKVNIPIIAALEGGAIGIGVTMLLHCDFVVAGTGTQFRIPFVPLGLCPEGASSLLLARYVGIRKANEWLYRGTPFTAEEAQQAGLINRVVVAGQAESTAQELARDMAGQSRLALTSTKALLQRAAAQDVAATLDAERERFVQCLASPEAKAAFSRFLAK; this comes from the coding sequence ATGAACCAATCGACGAACACCCTGCTGATCAACGAAAGCGAACGCGTGCTGACGCTGACCATCAACCGACCTGCTCAGAAAAACGCCCTGGACGGCGCCACCTATGACGCGCTCACCGCTGCACTGGCGCAGGCCACTGCGCGGGACGATCTGCACGCCATTGTGCTCACCGGCGCTGGCGGATATTTCACAGCCGGCAACGACCTGAAGGATTTTCTCAATGCCTCCGGAGGCGCCAGCCCGGCGCTGACTTTTCTCAAAACCATCAGCAAAGTCAACATTCCCATCATCGCTGCTCTCGAAGGCGGTGCCATTGGTATTGGCGTCACCATGCTGCTGCACTGTGATTTTGTGGTTGCCGGCACCGGCACACAGTTTCGCATCCCCTTCGTGCCACTGGGACTGTGCCCCGAAGGCGCATCCAGCCTGCTGCTGGCCCGTTATGTGGGTATCCGCAAGGCGAACGAATGGCTCTACCGTGGCACGCCCTTTACAGCCGAAGAAGCCCAGCAGGCAGGGCTGATCAATCGCGTGGTGGTGGCCGGCCAGGCCGAAAGCACGGCCCAGGAACTGGCCCGCGACATGGCCGGTCAGTCCAGACTGGCCCTGACCAGCACCAAAGCGCTGTTGCAGCGTGCTGCGGCCCAGGACGTTGCAGCCACCCTGGATGCCGAAAGAGAACGGTTTGTGCAATGCCTGGCATCGCCTGAAGCCAAGGCGGCATTCAGCCGCTTTCTGGCGAAATAA
- a CDS encoding tripartite tricarboxylate transporter substrate binding protein, which translates to MQSAQAMSEAAQNFPDKPITIVIGYTAGGSTDIPFRVLAENLTGILKQPVIVENKPGAGGVLPAMQLHSKKPDGYTLAQTPTPVFRLPYISKIDWNPATDLTYVIGLAGYSFGLVVPADSPIKSMQEYIEYAKQNPEKLTYGTPGIMTTLHITMEAIAQDAGIKLVHVPYKGNAESLKAIIGGFVMSVADTPAWAPYVENGKLRLLSTWGEKRSKKFPDAPTLKESGIDRVQLSPFGLAVPKDTDPDIVKKLHDALKLAMEKPNFREALEKYDMEPLYMSTQQYTEFAKKTTADEGKVLESLGFRKK; encoded by the coding sequence ATGCAGTCCGCTCAGGCCATGTCTGAAGCCGCCCAGAACTTTCCTGACAAGCCAATCACAATCGTGATTGGCTACACGGCCGGGGGTTCAACTGACATCCCGTTCAGGGTGCTGGCAGAAAACCTGACAGGCATTCTCAAGCAACCGGTCATTGTTGAAAACAAACCGGGGGCCGGCGGCGTTTTACCGGCCATGCAACTACATAGCAAGAAGCCCGACGGCTACACCCTTGCCCAGACACCCACGCCGGTGTTTCGCCTTCCCTACATCAGCAAGATTGACTGGAACCCGGCAACCGATCTGACCTATGTGATCGGCCTGGCCGGTTATTCTTTCGGGCTGGTCGTGCCGGCCGATTCGCCAATCAAATCAATGCAGGAATATATCGAATACGCCAAACAGAATCCGGAAAAACTCACCTATGGAACGCCCGGCATTATGACTACCCTGCATATCACCATGGAGGCCATTGCCCAGGATGCCGGCATCAAGCTGGTTCACGTTCCCTATAAAGGCAATGCCGAATCACTCAAGGCGATTATTGGCGGGTTTGTGATGTCGGTGGCAGATACGCCCGCATGGGCGCCTTATGTAGAAAACGGCAAGCTGCGCCTGTTGTCTACCTGGGGTGAAAAACGCAGCAAAAAATTTCCTGACGCGCCTACCCTCAAAGAGTCTGGTATCGACCGTGTCCAGCTGTCTCCTTTCGGCCTGGCGGTGCCCAAGGACACCGATCCGGACATCGTGAAAAAACTGCATGACGCACTCAAGCTGGCTATGGAGAAACCTAATTTTCGCGAAGCGCTGGAAAAGTATGACATGGAGCCACTGTATATGAGCACCCAGCAATACACCGAGTTTGCGAAGAAAACCACCGCAGACGAAGGCAAAGTGCTTGAATCACTGGGGTTCAGGAAAAAGTAA
- a CDS encoding NAD(P)H-dependent flavin oxidoreductase produces the protein MAHPVVQKLRAQMSLPVICSPMFIVSNPDMVIEQCKSGLLGSFPALNARPASLLDEWLDRITRTLDDERKQHPEQKIAPFAVNQIIHTSNDRLDHDMQACEKYKVPVIITSLRAPTDVASAVHRWGGLVFHDVTTIRHAEKALEAGVDGLILVAAGAGGHAGTLSPFALVSEVRKFYDGPIILSGSITNGGSILAAQAMGADFAYIGTRFIASQEANADPGYKQMIVDSAAKDILYTPFFTGIPGNYLTPSITASGLDPNNLQEQDKLSTNFGSTRVKAWKDVWGAGQGVGTIDSIDPVATIAQRMQQEYQTARQRIASENA, from the coding sequence ATGGCTCATCCTGTCGTACAAAAATTGCGCGCTCAAATGTCGCTTCCCGTAATCTGCTCTCCCATGTTCATCGTCTCCAATCCGGACATGGTGATTGAACAATGCAAAAGCGGGCTGCTCGGATCGTTCCCGGCGTTAAACGCCCGTCCGGCATCGCTGCTGGATGAATGGCTGGATCGAATCACCCGCACGCTGGATGATGAACGCAAGCAGCATCCGGAGCAGAAAATCGCCCCCTTTGCCGTCAACCAGATCATTCATACCTCAAACGACAGGCTGGATCACGACATGCAGGCCTGCGAAAAATACAAGGTCCCCGTCATTATCACCAGCCTGCGTGCGCCGACTGACGTCGCATCAGCAGTCCATCGCTGGGGTGGCCTGGTCTTTCACGATGTCACAACGATCCGCCATGCCGAAAAGGCACTGGAGGCGGGTGTGGACGGCCTGATTCTGGTTGCCGCGGGCGCGGGTGGTCACGCCGGCACGTTAAGTCCGTTCGCATTGGTATCTGAAGTACGTAAATTCTACGACGGTCCGATTATTCTTTCGGGCTCAATCACCAACGGCGGCTCCATTCTGGCCGCTCAGGCAATGGGCGCCGATTTTGCCTATATCGGCACACGCTTTATCGCCAGCCAGGAAGCCAACGCCGATCCAGGCTATAAGCAGATGATCGTCGATTCCGCCGCCAAGGATATTCTGTACACGCCGTTTTTCACTGGCATCCCCGGTAATTACCTGACGCCGAGCATTACTGCATCAGGTCTGGATCCGAACAACCTGCAGGAGCAGGACAAATTATCGACCAACTTTGGCTCAACCCGTGTCAAGGCATGGAAGGATGTCTGGGGTGCCGGTCAGGGCGTGGGCACCATCGACTCAATCGATCCCGTTGCCACGATTGCCCAGCGCATGCAACAGGAATACCAGACCGCGCGCCAGCGCATTGCCAGCGAGAACGCATAA
- a CDS encoding IclR family transcriptional regulator, with translation MTSDIRKTLNKPPLASEYEDDRHFITAIARGLDVLACFRSGNKVLGNQEIAQRCKLPKSTVSRITYTLTRLGYLTHNEDSSKYQLGMATLSLGVGLLAKLDIRQVARPLMQALAEETQGMVTLGTRDRLSMLYLENCRSRSALTLSMDVGARIPIVSTAMGRAYLAEIPQQEREEIFGRVRELDELASDALMSGITASLADYERLGCTCSFGDWQKDVNAIAVGLNLGRQFPIMAISCGGPSFNLSEQYLLEEARPKLLEVVSKLKETVGQPA, from the coding sequence ATGACATCTGACATTCGCAAAACCCTTAACAAACCGCCCCTGGCCAGCGAATACGAGGACGATCGCCATTTCATCACGGCCATCGCCCGCGGCCTTGATGTATTGGCCTGCTTTCGCTCCGGCAACAAGGTGCTGGGCAATCAGGAGATTGCGCAGCGCTGCAAGCTGCCCAAGTCAACGGTGTCGCGTATTACCTATACGCTTACGCGGCTGGGTTATCTCACTCATAACGAGGACAGCAGTAAATATCAACTGGGTATGGCAACACTTTCACTGGGCGTGGGTTTGCTGGCCAAGCTCGATATCCGTCAGGTAGCCCGGCCGCTTATGCAGGCATTGGCCGAAGAAACCCAGGGCATGGTCACGCTGGGGACGCGTGATCGTTTGTCGATGTTATATCTGGAGAACTGCCGCAGCCGTTCGGCGCTAACGCTCAGTATGGACGTGGGCGCCCGCATCCCTATCGTATCAACAGCCATGGGCAGGGCCTATCTGGCGGAGATTCCGCAGCAGGAGCGTGAAGAGATATTCGGTCGGGTGCGCGAACTCGATGAGCTGGCCAGTGATGCGCTTATGAGCGGTATCACCGCTTCGCTGGCCGATTATGAGCGACTGGGATGTACCTGCTCGTTTGGCGATTGGCAAAAGGATGTGAACGCCATTGCTGTGGGCTTGAATCTGGGGCGGCAGTTTCCGATCATGGCGATCAGCTGCGGCGGGCCGTCCTTCAATTTATCTGAACAGTACCTGCTTGAAGAAGCGCGGCCCAAATTGCTGGAAGTGGTCAGTAAACTTAAAGAAACGGTGGGCCAGCCGGCCTGA
- a CDS encoding PaaI family thioesterase has product MTDQTIPEHYRLLNRFSTFSDLTGPFYEKVINERHAGLGVRVKATHLNKVGVAHGGLIMTVADNAFGDAILNAHDEPVAFVTMSLTCEFMSPVREGDWLEATVDIQRKGKRVIFANCDLRVGDKKVAFATALFSMIDKK; this is encoded by the coding sequence ATGACTGACCAGACGATTCCAGAACACTACCGCCTGCTGAACCGGTTCAGCACCTTTTCGGACCTGACCGGACCTTTCTATGAAAAAGTCATAAACGAGCGCCATGCAGGTCTTGGCGTAAGAGTAAAAGCGACACATCTGAACAAGGTGGGTGTTGCCCATGGCGGCCTTATCATGACCGTTGCAGACAATGCCTTTGGCGATGCCATACTCAACGCGCATGATGAACCCGTGGCATTTGTGACCATGTCGCTCACCTGTGAATTCATGTCACCGGTGCGTGAGGGTGACTGGCTGGAAGCAACCGTGGATATTCAGCGCAAGGGCAAGCGGGTTATTTTTGCCAACTGTGATTTGCGCGTAGGGGATAAAAAAGTGGCCTTTGCGACTGCCTTGTTTTCAATGATAGACAAGAAATAG
- a CDS encoding acyl-CoA dehydrogenase family protein, which translates to MIRDQETQSLLEEGVRRFVSEVLVPAENEVAETDEIPQQIRDQMKELGLFGLALPEQYGGLGLTMEEEARIAMELGRTSPAFRSYIGTNNGIGSSGIVIDGTPEQKEQYLPRLASGDLIGSFALTEPEAGSDAGSLRTTAVRDGDHYIINGTKRFITNAPHAGIFTVMARSNPDIKGASGISAFIVEAGTPGLTIGKRDKKMGQKGAHTSDVIFENCRIPASQLIGGKEGVGFKTAMKVLDKGRLHISAVAIGAAKRMLSDALSFAKDRKQFGHPLVDFQLIQGMLADSKTEIYAAECMLLDAASRRDNGESVSALASCVKYFATEMCCRVADRAVQIHGGSGYVSEYAIERFYRDVRLFRLYEGTSQIQQIIIAKDLIKEGNI; encoded by the coding sequence ATGATACGTGATCAGGAAACCCAGAGCCTTCTTGAAGAAGGCGTTCGTCGCTTCGTTAGCGAAGTCCTCGTCCCGGCCGAAAACGAAGTGGCCGAGACCGATGAAATCCCCCAGCAGATCCGCGACCAGATGAAAGAGCTGGGTCTGTTCGGCCTGGCGCTGCCTGAACAATATGGCGGCCTTGGCCTGACCATGGAAGAAGAAGCACGCATTGCAATGGAACTGGGTCGCACCTCCCCTGCGTTCCGTTCATACATCGGCACCAACAACGGCATTGGCTCCTCGGGTATTGTGATCGACGGCACCCCGGAACAAAAAGAACAATATCTGCCACGCCTGGCCAGCGGCGACCTGATTGGCTCGTTTGCCCTTACTGAACCGGAAGCCGGCTCCGATGCAGGCTCCCTGCGCACGACCGCCGTACGTGATGGCGATCATTACATTATCAATGGCACCAAACGCTTCATTACCAACGCACCGCATGCTGGCATATTTACCGTCATGGCGCGCAGCAACCCGGACATCAAGGGTGCCTCGGGTATCTCAGCGTTCATTGTTGAAGCCGGCACGCCCGGTCTGACAATAGGCAAACGCGACAAGAAAATGGGCCAGAAAGGTGCTCACACCAGCGATGTGATTTTTGAGAACTGTCGCATCCCGGCAAGTCAGTTAATTGGCGGCAAAGAAGGCGTGGGCTTTAAGACCGCGATGAAAGTCCTGGACAAAGGCCGCCTGCATATTTCCGCTGTTGCGATTGGCGCGGCCAAACGCATGCTGAGCGATGCACTCAGCTTTGCCAAAGACCGCAAGCAGTTCGGGCATCCTCTAGTTGATTTTCAATTGATTCAGGGTATGCTTGCTGATAGCAAAACCGAGATTTACGCAGCCGAATGCATGTTGCTGGATGCCGCAAGCCGACGCGACAACGGTGAAAGTGTGTCAGCACTGGCCTCCTGCGTAAAATACTTTGCAACTGAAATGTGCTGCCGCGTTGCTGACAGAGCAGTACAAATCCATGGCGGGTCGGGTTATGTTTCAGAATATGCGATCGAACGCTTCTATCGCGATGTACGCCTTTTCCGTCTATACGAAGGCACCTCACAAATTCAGCAAATCATTATTGCAAAGGATCTGATTAAAGAAGGTAATATCTGA
- a CDS encoding D-amino acid dehydrogenase, with amino-acid sequence MSRVAIIGAGITGITTAYTLAKLGYSVTVLDKNRDPAMETSFANGGQLSASNAEVWNSTATVMKGLRWIGKRNAPLLLNPAFSWHKYSWLAAFIRNIPNHKTNTIETTRLAIEARRHLYAMAEQENIDFDLERRGILHIYYDKGSFDKAVKSNALLQAGGLERYAVTRDEALSIEPTLKADFFAGLYTPSDATGDIHKFTNGLAAACRRLGVRFIMDTSVTRIASDRQQHQIFHERYDNGESAFIEAEKIVVCAGTGSRSIARMLGDTMNVYPVKGYSISVHLDDAASLAATPRVSLLDEDAKIVTSFLGDRFRVAGTAEFNGFNKDIRADRVQPLIDWTRRLFPEIATRRVVPWCGLRPMMPDMMPRVCRGRKPGVFYNTGHGHLGWTLSAITAQMLGELVDASAQNPSLQPAY; translated from the coding sequence ATGTCACGTGTCGCTATCATCGGCGCCGGCATTACCGGCATCACCACCGCTTATACTCTGGCAAAACTCGGCTATTCGGTCACTGTCCTGGACAAGAACCGGGATCCTGCCATGGAAACCTCGTTTGCCAACGGCGGCCAGCTCTCGGCCAGTAATGCAGAAGTCTGGAACAGCACCGCTACCGTAATGAAAGGGCTGCGCTGGATCGGCAAACGCAATGCGCCCCTGCTGCTCAATCCTGCTTTCAGCTGGCATAAATACAGCTGGCTTGCGGCATTCATTCGCAATATCCCCAACCACAAAACCAATACCATCGAAACCACCCGGCTGGCGATTGAAGCACGTCGTCATTTATATGCCATGGCAGAGCAGGAAAACATTGATTTTGATCTGGAGCGTCGGGGTATTCTGCACATTTATTACGACAAGGGCAGCTTTGACAAGGCCGTCAAAAGCAATGCGCTGCTACAGGCTGGCGGGCTGGAACGCTATGCAGTCACGCGCGATGAAGCCCTCAGCATTGAACCCACACTGAAAGCTGATTTCTTTGCCGGCCTATATACCCCATCGGACGCCACCGGCGACATTCACAAGTTCACCAATGGCCTGGCTGCCGCATGCCGCAGGCTGGGGGTGCGTTTCATCATGGATACCTCTGTCACCCGCATCGCGAGCGATCGGCAACAGCACCAGATTTTCCATGAACGTTACGACAACGGCGAGTCTGCCTTTATTGAAGCCGAGAAGATCGTTGTGTGCGCAGGCACAGGCAGCCGGAGCATTGCCCGCATGCTAGGCGACACGATGAATGTGTATCCGGTCAAAGGTTATTCCATCAGTGTTCATCTGGACGATGCAGCCAGCCTGGCAGCAACGCCGCGGGTCAGCCTGCTGGACGAAGACGCCAAAATCGTCACCAGCTTCCTGGGCGATCGCTTCCGTGTGGCCGGCACCGCCGAATTCAACGGCTTCAACAAAGACATTCGCGCTGACCGGGTACAGCCTCTGATCGACTGGACCCGCCGCCTGTTTCCCGAGATTGCGACCCGACGCGTGGTGCCATGGTGCGGCCTGCGTCCGATGATGCCCGATATGATGCCGCGCGTATGCCGCGGGCGCAAACCCGGCGTATTCTATAACACCGGACACGGGCACCTGGGATGGACTTTGTCTGCCATCACAGCGCAGATGCTGGGTGAACTGGTTGATGCATCGGCGCAAAATCCTTCGTTGCAGCCAGCGTACTGA
- a CDS encoding nitroreductase family protein, which translates to MSANVLQHLKNRRTIYALGRDVKLGNEELVSLIQNSIKQAPSSFNSQTSRAVVLLGKHQDRLWEIAKETLKAIVPADAYPATEAKLSGFQAAYGTVLFYEDQDVVGDLQKKFALYADNFPIWSEHSTGMAQLAVWTALAEHDIGASLQHYNPLIDDKVKAEWNIPSSWKLRAQMPFGSIVSPAGEKEYMNDEERFRVFA; encoded by the coding sequence ATGTCCGCAAATGTACTGCAGCACCTGAAAAACCGCCGTACCATCTACGCGCTGGGTCGCGACGTTAAACTCGGTAACGAGGAACTGGTCAGCCTGATCCAAAACAGCATCAAGCAAGCGCCCTCCTCTTTCAATTCCCAAACGTCCCGTGCCGTTGTCCTGCTGGGCAAACACCAGGACCGTCTTTGGGAAATTGCCAAGGAAACACTCAAAGCCATCGTACCGGCTGATGCTTACCCAGCCACCGAAGCAAAACTCAGTGGTTTTCAGGCTGCTTACGGCACCGTGCTGTTCTATGAAGATCAGGATGTTGTAGGCGATCTGCAGAAAAAATTTGCACTGTATGCAGACAACTTCCCTATCTGGTCCGAGCACTCTACCGGCATGGCTCAACTGGCCGTGTGGACAGCGCTTGCTGAACACGATATTGGCGCCTCACTGCAACACTACAATCCGCTGATCGACGATAAAGTCAAAGCAGAATGGAATATTCCTTCCAGCTGGAAATTGCGTGCCCAGATGCCTTTTGGCAGCATCGTCAGCCCAGCCGGCGAAAAAGAGTATATGAACGACGAAGAACGCTTCCGCGTCTTTGCCTAA